The Apium graveolens cultivar Ventura chromosome 10, ASM990537v1, whole genome shotgun sequence nucleotide sequence GCTGTAACATTCCATCTTAGATTTCTCACCATGAATACATACAGCAGGAAAATGCAAACGTACCAAATTAAATTTTATTGTAACTTTGCACCTCAACATTAAAAGGGGCTATACCAAACAATTGAACCTGACTCAACTATCTCACGAGACATGGAACAGACAACAAGGCTTTACGGTCTTCTACAAAACCTTACAAAAGAATAATTCATGTAAACCCTGTAGAAGACCAGCTATAGAATGCATCAAAGCTTTCAGCTATAGAATTCATGTAACGATACATTAAGGACACTGGATGCAAAAGAAATACTTATAAAGTTTAAGCTAGATAATCAAGATCCTTCACTACCATCAACAGAGAACCAACATTCCTCAAAATCCAGTCACAAAGCCAACATATACGTAGGTAACAGCAGTTTATTACAAACAGAAATACTAAAGTTTGGCACTAACAAAAAGATAGGTCTTCCACACCATCCTAAAATAGAATTCATATAAGGATTATAGCATTACTACATTGTGCACTCTGCTCCATCTTTCCACTAAATTGCTTCCTCGTGGACTTGACAACAAACTACAACAATGTATGAATAAAGTTAATTATCTCGCTTAATTTAACATGAAAAATAACTTTTACATCGAACGGCAAGAAAAAACAATGAATAAAACAAATGGAGTTGCAACAGTTATATTACCAAACCAATATTTCACCCATCTTTCGATCAGTACTGGCCTACATTATTAGCTTGAATCCTTCAGAAAGAAAATCGCTCCTGTACAACATTAATTTTCAAAAGTTAGCTAAAATATAGTTATGGTAGTTACCTACAAATTGATATGCTTATAACTATACATATGGCAACAACTCTTATATGACTTTTTTTTCCACTTCAAAAGCTAAATTTAAGCTAAAACTACTGATATTTAAAACATTTAGGAGTTCCTTAcatatttttcttttgtttttgcTTCCCATCCAATTTGAAATTACGACAGGGCTGGACAAGACTCTCGGTATAAGCACGCAAATACAATTGACTTGGTAACCCATGAACTGTGACATTCTTCACTTCATTCCTTGCACAACTATACCACATTAATCCATCCTCATCTACCTGCAAAAGAATATCATTCCGACTCTTTGAAAAAGCAACAGGCCAAACGATTTCAAAAGATCCAACTATGCCTAGTTGTTTCACTGAAATTATCTTGGACCAGGGATTTCCCACCCCAGTATTGTTCATTAACCATATATCCGCATGAGAGTCGGAGTATAGATCAACTAGGCAAAGACAATCATTCACGACAGTAAGACCCATGCCATTCTCATTAGTTTGATCAACACCATCAGGAAAGGAGAGCTCCCTGTGTCTTTCAACTCCAAGATCATAAGCAAAGATTATATCAGAGTCCTTCCTTGCAAGCCAATACAACGACCCATTTGCATACCTACCAAAATGTCCACTTATGCGGTATCTGTTCGTAATAGTTTCAGCCCGAGTCCATGAATTGCCTTTGAAGCTGTAAACAGCTACCATTATGCCCCAAATCTGACTATCAACGGTTGTCATAACCTTATAGTCATCATTGACATTATCATACCCAAAGCCGACCAGGGCAGACCCTATAAGCAACGAAGGAAAAGGGACATGATCCGGTGGTTTAGGTAATCGTGTTGCCTTTCTGATTGCGGGGTTCCAAAGATAGATATCATTGTCAACCTTATAGTCATTCTTCCACAAGCAAACCAAGCCATTGCACGAACCAACAATCACAGTACCAGATAGAAACGTCTTAAGTGGATCAGTTACTTCAACAGCAGTGAAATCACACGATGAATCCACTTCCGCCAAGTAAAAGTTGGAGTCAGATTTACAAACAATACCAGAATCAGGGCTGCACTCAATGGTTCTTTGGAGATGTCTTTTAACAAAGCTAGTGCTATCAATCAAAGAGCACCACAGCTTAGAAACACATCTGCAACGGAGGAGATGCTTGACGGGAAGACGGAGTAAGATATTGTTAACCAAATCATCAGTGATGTGGGAAGTCCCACCAAGGTAACCATCGCATCTACATAAAACAAGTAGTAATTTAGTACACAACCTGTGGTACGTTTTTTAAATTACACCATCAATATTCATAATAACATAGGGGCCGTTTGGATAATGTGATTACAACCCGGTTATAAAGAATGGAATGAGTTCTAAACTAATAATTTTTTGTATTGAAATCTCATTCTCATTCTTGTTAACCAGGTTGGAATGTCACAATCCAAACGGCACCATAATATTAACGAACACGCAAAGTAATCTGCATCTATCACGAACCAACAAAGTAATCTACATCCATACAACAACAGGTAGCTTAACAAACGTGATGAGTACAAAAAATGCTAATATTgagaaaatttatatataatcaaGCTAAAATTGAAGAGATCAATATAAGCTACAAAAACCCTAATGAATAAAAAAAACATATAATGGGGGTAAATACTCATACTATCAGATCTCACAAGAACAAAACAATGTGTATAAAACGTATTTATAAGATGTGTGGTGGGGGGAAGAgaaggagggagagagagagagagagtacaATATTGATATAAGTTACATGGATGAATAATAAAGGTAAAAATGGAGGAAATAATAAAGGTAAAAAAGGGGTTAGAAGAGAATAAAGAAAAACTTTACAGAGGTTGAACAGGGGAAGAGGCTGTGGAGGCAGAAGCAATGGTCGACATTCTCTTTCTTCTTCACCGGAAATGTTATAACTCAGGCCCTGTAAATGTACCTGATTACAACACTCAAATCAAGCTCTCACACATACTTTGTTTTATAACCTTTTTTAtcttttcttttccctttttcCATATTTTCTTTTACCCTTTCAATATTGAAGATATAAGAGCATCTTCAATACCGAATTGTCAAGTTAGTTCTCAATTTTGtcatataattatatatattgatattttatttttacttaATTTTATATCAACTTGCAACATTATACTCCAATTGTTACCAACCTTTAATTGTTGTCTTAGATCCCTAAAATTAAATTGTAAATGACAAGGGCATTATTGATATaaaatttttgcatttttatatatattttaaccATTTATGAAGTTGTCAAGGTTGGCAATTAAGATGTCATATCACATAAGATTTAACAATCTCTATTTAAGATGCTCTAAGAGCATCTAGCTAAATTATCATTATCTTAATTTTGTTGAATCTTAATGTCATTTGCTCAGGTGTTGATTAGCTAAATTCAACAATAATATATTAtatgtatttttaaattattttatatatatatggaaattTTACATGTTAAAATacatttaaaataattaattaaatacaattaaaaataaaattttattacatgaaaaaatattgaatatatatttatagaatTATAATAAGACACTTATATgtgttaaaaatatatatttatatgtataataaaattttatatttatatttatattttattatattatattaaattatattatattatattaattaatattttaataaatatgtaaagtttattaaaataattaataaaattggtCAATAAGAAATCATATTTTGACACTTAATATGCCATaaagttaaaatattaaataaaaaataaaaaatttaacacatatataaaataCAAATATAATATGAATATATGTGTGTTTCATTAAAATAAGGTAGAAAGTTGAACGTGCATGCATGGTTATATGATCAACATATATAACATATATACAAAATGTGATAgagaatatatatattttttgctAACATATCATTTAAGTACTATATTTTTTAGctaatatataaataattgtgCCACCACTAATTCAATAAAGTTGGTAAATTGGATTAGATAACACAAGTGGTTAACGTGGCTAATTATTTATCATGTCTGTGATTCTACCTCATCATATACTTAAAAAATTGACTAATTAATATTTGTTGAGTTTTGAGAATTTTTTGAAATAGATACTAAATTGTAAGATTGTAATTGTAAgctatattaataaaataaaaagaaattcaaaatagtttgtatttaaaattgaattaaaattataaatgattacatgattatgtggATAAAAAGGTATTTTATGACGGTTtctaattaattttataaatataacaACTCTCAAATAACTCGAAAGATATACggttatttttatcattatatgTTATAGTACGATAATTTTAATATGtctataaaaaaatattttgatgGGATCTAAATTTTATGTATCTTGTAATTATACATTTAACGATTTTCATCAATTAATTGAAAATTTTAATGTGTGTGAATTAAGTAACCAAGCTAGGAACTGAACATACTATTTTAGTATTTTATATAATACGATGATAGTACCATGTAAACATATAATTAAAAAAGatcaaattaaattttaaatttttctGTTTTATATAATAGGAAGATAGTACCAagtaaatatataattaaaaaagatcgaattaaattttgtatttttcacatctttttgtataataattaacttCTAAGTTCATAGGGCACGGTACCCTAAAAAAAAGGTTTCATATGGCACGGACGACAAATGTCATTTTTAACAAAAGAAAGACTAGGATTTAATTCGTTTTCTACATTTTTTTTAAGACTGTattccctccgtccctttcaattatttacattttttagatagtgtccgacacgtattttaagttgcttataaagtataattctgtaatttttttttacaattttgtttttctgaataaaaattaaaacattcaaatTTTATTCAggaaaagaaaattataaaaataagttacataactatattTTTTATGTACGCGTACCGGAGGCTAAAAATGAAACTGATTACTTAACCAAACAATTTTTTGTTGTGTAAAAGTAAAACTCTACATTTACAGCTAGCTGCTTATTGTCACAAACGAATATTCCTAGTTTTGTGGCCAACTTAACGAGGGTTTTGCATTTTGTACAGTATAAATACATGATTCATAAACGTAAAATCATGCTACCAACATCTTACTACTCGCCATTCTCTGTACAGACTTATGGCGGTGGGGGTGGATGGTTCAAGCAAAGGCTCATTGGCTGATCACACCAAGGAAAATATTACTAGTAGAAACAATGGTGGCAATGCATCATCGTCATCTTGCTTTTTCCAGATGCCTGTTCATTTTCCGAGGTACTCGAAATCGGACTACGAAAACATGCCTGAATGGCAGCTTGATCGCTTGCTCTCTCAGTATGGTCTCCCCTGCACTGGAAGTTTGGAACATAAGAAGAAGTTTGCTATGGGTGCTTTTCTCTGGCAGTAATTAGTTATTAGCTAGCTAGCTAATAACAGTTTCGGAAAATTAAGCTCCGTTCGGATCGATTAGTCTCCTGTTTATGCATTACATAGACAGATTAGTTTTGAAATTTTGTGTATTTGTGATAGTATAGTAGAGGTAATCGTTTTCTCTTAGAGTTTTGTTTGCGTGTGTCATTATAATTCCGACTTAATATGTTTGGTTCAATTTGGTTGACGGTGTAACAAGAAATCTATAATTTAGTGTCGATTGAAGAGTTAGTTAAttaagaaaatgaagaaatgcGTCATCCTTTTTCTCTTTATTTGACAAATCATTAAATATCGAATTTAAGTTTTGTTTCCGTCTTAACACTCACAATATAATTTGGCGTAATATGTTTGATTGGTTTCGGTTTATGTTGTAACAAGAAATAAAATTTATGAATCGGAAGATTTGATGATTTAAGAAAATGAAAGAAACGAGTCCTCATTTTCCTCTTTATTTAACACATCACTATACATCAAAGCTAATTTGTGGTGGTGTTTCACCGAATTTGTCTCCATGCATGCCTCAATTTTAAACTAAGTGGGTTTCATTCATTCATTCCATCCCAAAAATGGAAAGCTCAGGGCATATTACACACCCTCTTGGCTCCTCTTCCGTTGGTTGAAATTGTCTCCAAGTTTTAAGCTCTGTGTCCGGCGAACTGACATTTAAAAGTATTGTCAAGTATAAAGgatattaaaaaatattgaatTCGATAGAAATAGTGAAGAGGAGAGTTCAAGGAAGGGAATTAGAGAATAATGGAGGTGATGGCAAGAAAAGCTGCTTTGATTGCAGCAATGCTTCTCTTATTGGCTCTCCTCTTCACCATTTCTCTACCAGCAGCTGCCGCCATTGATGATTCTCAATCTCCTGCTCCGGCTCCTGCTCCTGCTCCAACTAATGATGGTACTATTCTTTTTATGTCATTTTTAGCGGTATATATACATTTGTTTAGGCGTTTGTTTAAATACAAATTATTTAACTTTACAAAGTACAAACGGTGATTCATAGTAGTTTCCCGACAAATGATTTATAGAACGTGTAGGGTAAAATGGTTCTTATCGTAACATAATGACAAATTGTTATTGAAAGTGAAACTTATGTGAATGCAGGGACAACTGTTGATCAAGGGATAGCGTATGTGCTGATGTTGTTGGCTTTGGTTGTCACCTATATCATTCATTAACTCATAAGCCTCATGTTTAATGGGTTGTTCTTTTAGGTCCAATCTATGTGCCAGATCGAACTCACGGATAACTGATTTTGAGCAATTAAAATCGTTTTCTAACATGCAAATGTAACTAAAAGATAAAACAGTGATTGTATTGTCAAGTTTCTTTTAAGTATATCTGTGTGTTAACAGAGTTCATGTGCACATACATTTTGTAGCATATGTGAATTTCcttgatttgaagtattttttCCCTCGGAGGTTTTAACTCAATTGACCCCTGATTGTTAGAAGTTACATACACACAGCAAACCCTTTGGTTGAATCCAATAGAGCAAAAATAAAAACAAGGTTGCGCAAGATGTAATCAAGGACCTTCAAATTATGCTTAAATTTGGATTTGCTAACTTtacaaatcatatcaatccatTGTTTTTTTTTGTATATGATTAAATTTTCAGCAGATTCTAAGATAAAACTGATTTGGGAATGATGTAGAAGTACAAATTCAACATAAACAAGAAACCATCCTTACACTTCGAAAACTACTACTATATTTGAAGTAGCGGAACGTCCATTTCTTTATTTGTTAATGCAGTGGGTTCAAAAGTTTTGCCTACAACATCTGTAGGAAAATACTTATCAATGAACCTTGCAAGAAGTCTAAAGATCAACCCAGTAAAAGTTCGTCTACAAAATGATTAACCAAATACTACAAACTATGTTCTCAATAGGCACATTTACTTACATCTTAACATCCAAAACTGGATGCAAAAAGGACAAAAATATCAGTGCTAGCAGGAGTTCAGGAGAGCACCTACACTACCGTGACAAAAATTGCTTTCCATCTGTAAACTACTGTATACATAATCCCCTTTCACGAAGGTGAAAGCAAGACGGCTCATTAAGATTAGTAAAAATGGATCAAACTGCATCATATAAATCAAGAAGTCGCGTAGTGGTGATGTAGACAATACTTTACAACTTCATAAAAGGAAATTACAATTCCAACAGATGGACCAGCCCGACCAACACGAGGACCAACACCGGTGAAAAGCCCCCTCATTCCTCCATCCCTAATTCAATGACCCCTTAATTTAGTAAAAAGAGTAACATAGCATGCGATATAAAGAGTACGTTTATATTAAAACTGACAACATAAATAAACATACTGCCAACTGGCCCAACTTATAAAACAAAACAGAATCATGGTCTGAAAAAAGGGATTGCCTTGTGTAACATTGTGTCATTTAAGCTTCTAAATTATAACTAAAAAATACTCATAATGAAATACTTAAATTACCACAGTACGATAAATTCAGGGTCAAAACACAAACCTAAATGAGTTCGCAGAAAGAACTGATGTAATAGATGCGGGAACAGAGGAACGGATGATTAAATTCTACTTTTTGCTTCTCTTACAGAAGTATGAAGGTTTAACTTAAATGAGCTAATAGTGCCTTTAGTGAGGTAGTATTGCAGTATGCCACAACCCGAGAAACGACCATACAGTTTTCCCTATAAACTACCTTCACAGCAGATTAATTTGCTATATACAACTGTTGACATTGATTATTATGACTAATTGACTATATATACGTACCTCCAAACCTCCACAAGAGTTTGTCTTGTCGTCATTCTCAATGCTCTGGTAGGGTCCTTCTGTGACAATACATATTTTCAAAGTTAACTTGCAGGTAGCATAACAACGCCACAGATAGAAAGTGCAACTAAATATATCTTTTATTGGCTTACTAGGTCTAAGCATGGATTGTCTAAGATGCCTTATTTAACTAATGCATTTTATTACTATTTTCATTTATATTATGAAGGTAAATAAGAAATATTTTGGTTATTCCAGTAACTTCACTAACAATGACTGAACCTAATATGTCATGCTCATGCATACATGCTTCCATCTTCCTCGTTAATAAATACAAGAATCACATTCTTAGCCGAGACAAGTacctatatttatatataaaggGGAGGGGGGTCTCAATAGTCATAGTactcatttaattatttttgatacATTTATTTGGGCCTTGCAGGCTTAGTCCATTAGACTTTTAAGGTTGATCCCTATATGCCTCATAACCGGCATGTACTGAAACTTTACTTGATTATAGTTCACTGGAATTGAGAACTTCACTTGTTACATAGACAGTGAAAAGAAAATTAGATACTTTGTCTTGTATTTTTATAAACTGGTGGTGGATTTCTGCGGTTACAGAAGTTCACTTTAGTGGCATCTTTTCATCCTCCTGTTAATTTGTATAAATTAATAGTTAAGTTTAGATCTATCCCTGGATCAGATTAACATTCGGCAGGCTTGCCTGTTGCAGAGAAAAGAGTAACTCTACGCAATATGCCTAACCATAGTCGtgttcatacttcacatactTGGGTGTAATAGTAATAGTTAGTTTGTTGAACACTGTAGCTATGACCAGATTGTTACTTTACAAGTTCAATATATTAGATAGCATTATATACAATAATACACCTTAAGTATATGCTAGGGTTTTATATATAAATTACTTCTCGACGATTTAACCAGACCACGTTCGACTCTGACATACCATCGTAACAACCACGATGAAAAGACATTATATGCATAATAACTGTAGTACGATATATAGAGCTACTTATCCAAACTTAAAGTCATATATGGATGATAAACCTCTATTTGTCTTCTTGTTTTTGCGACATCAAGTGGGCAGGTAGCAGCTGCAGCAAGACTTCCTGCAACAAACCCGGCAGAGAAGTTTGCTCCAAGGATACCGATTGCACTGGAATCCTCACCAACCAAGCTTAAGAGTCTTCTTCTGGTCTGCACAGTTTTGTTTAGATAACTACGttaaaacaaaatttattatATGCACAGTTTCTTTAATAGTCTGAAGTGGGGGGGGGGGGGGCAAGGAGGAGCTCGTAGGAATTCGTGGGAAGAGACTGAACTTTTGTATTTGAAAAATGTTTCGGGAGGGAGAGGATAAAAAAAAATACCAGCCTTTTTGTATAAACAAATAAATATAGAACTAATACCAACTCATCGAAAAAAAATCTTTATTGGCTCTACCTCCTTTTTTTATGAAGAGAAAAATGTTAAAAAGTACTTACTGGTTCTAGGGTACCCCAGCAAATGGCAGAGAAAGGTACGTCACGAGCAAGTTGAGCCCCAAGACCTGTCCAGAGTGCACGATAGTTCTGCACTGCTTCAAAGAAAATAGACCAGTCTTTACAAGCAATAACATAAAAATTGCACAAATCAATTTGTAATAAAATATGCCAAAAAAACGACATTTAATCAACTTTCTGACTGACAAAGATGGAATTGAAACGTCAAAATTATCTTGGGGCAGTATTTCAATAAAGAACTATAACAGTCAAACGTCATATAGATCATTCTTACAGCTTTGAAGATTGCTTGTGCTCTTGACACTGGAGATGACCTCAATAAGAGTCTTCCAAACCCCGGGAGGCTTCTTAGTGCGATTAATCTCTTTGAAAGCCTAGGCAGATGAGAATTTGTACCAACAAAAGAAAGAGTTGTCAAGGGGTAGAGAGAAAATCAGTGCAGCCCAAATGTATAACTGAAATGATCAATGGATTGCAAAGTGGCACGGAAAAATTTAAGAAATTCAGTACCTCCAATTCTCAAACTTGTATAGAAGCTATAATGATTTACACAAACAAGATGAAGTAGGTCATCATGGTAATTATTCTCATGTAGTTCTGTTCTAAAGTAAATGTGACCATTCCAGCTCTAACTTTAGAGTTAAAAGCTTTTTTAGGTTCATTACATTCCCataaaaatacatatatatatagaaataATATCAGTTGTGCAGTCAAATTTGACAAATTTTTATTAAGATCACTAGATTTTCATGCAAACAAATTCTATTTTAAATGTGAAAATCAATCTTATATCGACTTTCAGAAAATGTAAACAAGTCATGAAAATATTTCAAAGTAATTGATCATGACTCGTAGAAAAGTTAGTTAATAAAATCTCGCTGCAGGGAAGTAAGAAGTAAGAATCACACAACTACTGATGCAAGGCACTActcaaatttatattaaaaaatttacCTGCATTCGAGTTTTAGCAAGTTCAATAGGATAGCAACTTATGCATGCTAATGAGCGAGCCAATGAACCGGCCAATAGAGGAGCATACGGTGTCATTATTGGAGCATTTTTTGCTGTAAAGTCTTCTAAGTAGTTACGGAAAACGTCATAGCAAGGCAGGTAGATTCCAACCTGCATCAAATTCGATTAAAATCACATATGGTGAGCAAGTGAAAGAACGAAAACCAATGATAAGAAAACAATGACCTAGACAATAACTTACTGTAGGTACAGCTAATGCTAGACCTGCATTTGTTCCTCTCCATAGTCTTAAAATTCCTTCCTGCAAAATAAACTAAGTTGATATCTGACAACAATTTAAAAGATAAAACATTGAGATACAAGCATTCATGTGAGAATAATATATAACATAACCAACAATAGCCCAAGGATTATCATTTGGCATCAATTTCCAAATGATTCCAACATACCCAACTAGTCTGGCCTAACAAGAAAATTCATGACCAAAAAAGTACAAATCTTGCCTCAATCTGAGTATATGACAAAATAAAGACACAAACCTGACGAATAATCTTGTAGAAGACATCAAGTGTTCCTTTGTACTGAAAGCAGTCCGGAGGACAAATAGATACGGTACCATGAACGCCAGCACGGGTGCATGACGTTGAACATCTCAAGTCAGCAAACATCTGAAGTACAAAGCAGATATTTGTTTAAATTTATATTCAAGTACCAATAATTCTTTAAAGAATGCACATGCAAAATGGATGTAAGTACATACGACATCTTATTAGCTAAAGTGGACATCGTTTGTCTTGAGCATCAAAACTACAAGTCAACGACCACTAGTTTACTAGGTGAACCCTATAGGTTAACTCCCAACTACAAGCAAGTCACCCCTAACTCTGTAATTAAGGTCTACACAGGGTCGATTGAAAAATAACTTCCTTAACAGACATTAATTTGCATAATTTATACCAAAGTCAAAATGCAGCagtcaaaaaaaatattttcttacACATTCTGGTGTAAAAGATTTATAAAAATGGCAATATCATTTTACAAATCAAGCAGAAGAATGAAATAAAATTACAATTACAAAATAACACATACCATGTTTGGTCCAAAGAAAGCCATACGGCTTGTAAGATTGCTCAGTGGATGCGAGTATTGGACTCCAGCAGCCTGTGCTTGTAGTCTTGTCTGAAAATAGAAGCTATTCAGTAATAGTCCAAACATATATCAATCAACAGTACTTTATAAATGGGGAAAATGCTTCAGGTCAATCACCGTGACTATGTAAATCCAGCTACAAATAAAATAATTA carries:
- the LOC141693362 gene encoding F-box protein CPR1-like; the encoded protein is MSTIASASTASSPVQPLCDGYLGGTSHITDDLVNNILLRLPVKHLLRCRCVSKLWCSLIDSTSFVKRHLQRTIECSPDSGIVCKSDSNFYLAEVDSSCDFTAVEVTDPLKTFLSGTVIVGSCNGLVCLWKNDYKVDNDIYLWNPAIRKATRLPKPPDHVPFPSLLIGSALVGFGYDNVNDDYKVMTTVDSQIWGIMVAVYSFKGNSWTRAETITNRYRISGHFGRYANGSLYWLARKDSDIIFAYDLGVERHRELSFPDGVDQTNENGMGLTVVNDCLCLVDLYSDSHADIWLMNNTGVGNPWSKIISVKQLGIVGSFEIVWPVAFSKSRNDILLQVDEDGLMWYSCARNEVKNVTVHGLPSQLYLRAYTESLVQPCRNFKLDGKQKQKKNMSDFLSEGFKLIM
- the LOC141692988 gene encoding mitochondrial carrier protein MTM1-like — encoded protein: MVKEEVKSKGLQNLWIESESNKSSGVKFDGSCVSLISGSVLGAQGSEEVCVPQNKIVNDKSTSGGNLGLTERAFSAAGAAFLSAIIVNPLDLAKTRLQAQAAGVQYSHPLSNLTSRMAFFGPNMMFADLRCSTSCTRAGVHGTVSICPPDCFQYKGTLDVFYKIIRQEGILRLWRGTNAGLALAVPTVGIYLPCYDVFRNYLEDFTAKNAPIMTPYAPLLAGSLARSLACISCYPIELAKTRMQAFKEINRTKKPPGVWKTLIEVISSVKSTSNLQSLQNYRALWTGLGAQLARDVPFSAICWGTLEPTRRRLLSLVGEDSSAIGILGANFSAGFVAGSLAAAATCPLDVAKTRRQIEKDPTRALRMTTRQTLVEVWRDGGMRGLFTGVGPRVGRAGPSVGIVISFYEVVKYCLHHHYATS